A single region of the Paraburkholderia sprentiae WSM5005 genome encodes:
- a CDS encoding ABC transporter ATP-binding protein yields the protein MATAMTTGVAAAGPILEVHHLSVRYGKVEALHDAAIRVGAGQIVSVIGPNGAGKSTLLNAIMGALPASGHANGAITYQGDDVSAMPVERRVALGMCLVPEKRELFASMTVEDNLLLGAYRRKRAGERNFLDQLQPVFELFPRLKERRKQAAGTLSGGERQMLAVGRALMGKPDLLMLDEPSLGLAPLIVKEIFHIISALRQTGVATLLIEQNARAALQISDYGYVLETGELALEGAATDLAQNPRVIETYLGLAKRVA from the coding sequence ATGGCGACCGCGATGACGACCGGTGTGGCGGCGGCGGGGCCGATTCTCGAAGTGCATCACTTGTCGGTCCGCTATGGCAAGGTCGAGGCGCTGCACGATGCCGCGATCAGGGTCGGGGCGGGGCAGATCGTCTCCGTGATCGGCCCGAACGGCGCAGGCAAGTCGACACTGCTAAATGCGATCATGGGTGCACTGCCGGCTTCCGGCCATGCGAACGGCGCGATTACCTACCAAGGCGACGACGTCAGCGCCATGCCGGTCGAAAGGCGCGTTGCGCTGGGTATGTGTTTGGTGCCGGAAAAGCGCGAGCTGTTCGCGTCGATGACGGTCGAAGACAATCTCCTGCTGGGTGCTTATCGGCGCAAGCGGGCAGGCGAGCGCAACTTTCTCGATCAACTCCAACCGGTGTTCGAGCTGTTTCCGCGGCTGAAGGAGCGGCGCAAGCAGGCGGCCGGCACGCTTTCTGGCGGCGAGCGACAGATGCTCGCCGTCGGGCGCGCGCTGATGGGCAAACCCGATCTGCTGATGCTAGACGAACCCAGTCTTGGTCTCGCACCGCTAATCGTGAAGGAAATCTTCCACATCATCAGCGCGTTACGGCAGACGGGCGTCGCGACGCTGCTGATCGAACAGAACGCGCGCGCCGCATTGCAGATATCGGATTACGGCTATGTGCTGGAAACCGGCGAGCTGGCGCTGGAAGGGGCCGCGACCGACCTCGCGCAGAATCCTCGGGTAATCGAAACCTATCTGGGCCTCGCCAAAAGAGTCGCGTAA
- a CDS encoding branched-chain amino acid ABC transporter ATP-binding protein/permease, with the protein MKRIMQKKFFWLFLVVLFALPVLPYPIHVPEYWVTLLNYIGLYSIVAIGLVLLTGIGGMTSFGQAAFVGIGAYATAYLTTNFGVSPWLALIAGVIVTAVVALMLGLVTMRLSGHFLPLGTIAWGLALFYLFGNLDMLGKYDGINGIPVLNVFGINLESGRHIYYLIWAAVLGAVVSVQNLLNSRPGRAIRALRGGGLMAEAMGVNTGWMRVVIFVYAAVLASVSGFLYAHLQRAVNPTPFGLNHGIEFLFMAVVGGVSHVWGAVLGAAILTVLQDYLQTLLPKLLGENGNFEVIVFGIIMVLLLQYARQGVWPFVARFFPRGPRAHLADRAEPLPQRDKPQAGEDLLTVNKARKQFGGLVAVNDVSFDVKAGQIIGLIGPNGAGKSTTFNLVTGVLQATSGEVRFRGERIDALSAREIVRRGIGRTFQHVKLLPGMTVLENVAIGAHLRGHAGVWRSIVRLNSAEEARLMAEAARQIRRVGLEQHMYDEAGSLALGQQRILEIARALCCDPTLLLLDEPAAGLRYQEKLRLAELLRRLRAEGMSVLLVEHDMDFVMNLTDRLVVMEFGTRIAEGLPQEVQQDPAVLEAYLGGVE; encoded by the coding sequence ATGAAACGGATCATGCAAAAGAAGTTCTTCTGGTTGTTCCTCGTGGTGCTGTTCGCGCTGCCGGTATTGCCATATCCGATCCATGTGCCCGAGTACTGGGTCACGCTGCTGAACTACATCGGCCTGTATTCGATCGTCGCGATCGGCCTCGTTCTGTTGACCGGTATCGGTGGAATGACGAGCTTCGGGCAGGCGGCGTTCGTCGGCATCGGCGCCTATGCAACCGCGTATCTGACCACGAACTTCGGCGTGTCGCCGTGGCTCGCATTGATCGCGGGCGTGATCGTGACCGCAGTAGTCGCGCTGATGCTCGGTCTCGTGACGATGCGCCTGTCCGGTCACTTCCTGCCGCTCGGCACGATTGCGTGGGGGCTCGCGCTGTTCTACCTGTTCGGCAATCTCGACATGCTCGGCAAGTACGACGGCATTAACGGCATTCCGGTGCTGAATGTTTTTGGGATCAACCTGGAGTCCGGCCGCCACATCTATTACCTGATCTGGGCGGCCGTGCTCGGTGCGGTCGTCTCTGTTCAGAATCTGCTTAATAGTCGACCGGGTCGCGCGATCCGCGCGCTGCGCGGCGGTGGTTTGATGGCCGAGGCGATGGGCGTCAACACCGGCTGGATGCGCGTCGTGATCTTCGTCTACGCGGCGGTGCTCGCGTCGGTGTCGGGTTTTCTATACGCGCACCTGCAGCGCGCGGTGAATCCGACGCCGTTCGGCCTGAACCACGGCATCGAGTTTCTGTTCATGGCGGTGGTGGGCGGCGTCTCGCACGTGTGGGGCGCGGTCCTCGGCGCGGCGATCCTGACCGTGCTGCAGGATTATCTTCAGACGCTGCTGCCGAAGCTGCTCGGCGAGAACGGCAACTTCGAGGTGATCGTGTTCGGCATCATCATGGTGCTGTTGCTTCAGTACGCGCGGCAAGGCGTGTGGCCGTTCGTCGCGCGCTTTTTTCCGCGCGGGCCGCGTGCGCATCTCGCCGATCGTGCCGAGCCTCTGCCGCAGCGCGATAAGCCGCAGGCGGGCGAGGATCTGCTGACGGTGAACAAGGCGCGCAAGCAGTTCGGCGGTCTGGTCGCGGTGAACGACGTGAGCTTCGATGTGAAAGCGGGGCAGATCATCGGGCTGATCGGGCCGAACGGCGCGGGGAAGTCGACGACGTTCAATCTCGTAACCGGTGTGCTACAGGCGACGAGCGGCGAGGTGAGATTCCGCGGCGAGCGCATCGATGCACTCAGTGCACGTGAAATCGTCAGGCGGGGCATCGGCCGGACGTTCCAGCACGTGAAGCTGCTGCCGGGCATGACCGTGCTGGAGAACGTCGCGATCGGGGCACACTTGCGCGGTCATGCGGGTGTGTGGCGCAGCATCGTGCGGCTGAACAGCGCGGAAGAGGCGCGACTCATGGCCGAGGCTGCGCGGCAGATTCGCCGCGTCGGCCTTGAACAGCATATGTATGACGAAGCGGGCAGCCTCGCGCTCGGCCAGCAACGGATTCTCGAAATTGCGCGCGCGCTGTGCTGCGACCCGACCTTGCTTCTGCTCGACGAGCCGGCCGCTGGTCTGCGCTATCAGGAAAAGCTTCGACTCGCCGAACTGCTGCGCAGGCTGAGGGCGGAAGGGATGAGCGTGCTGCTCGTCGAACACGACATGGACTTCGTGATGAATCTGACGGACCGGCTCGTGGTGATGGAATTCGGCACGCGGATCGCCGAGGGTTTGCCGCAGGAAGTGCAGCAGGATCCGGCGGTACTCGAAGCGTATCTGGGTGGGGTGGAATGA
- a CDS encoding branched-chain amino acid ABC transporter permease, whose product MDLSIAAILAQDGITTGAIYALLALALVLVFSVTRVIFIPQGEFVSYGALTLAALQTQKFPATCWLLMAMGAACFVVETADVLRHAGRRRHAARALPVLAGKYLLFPIAVYALTRGIFLQPLPMIVQIALTLLIVIPMGPFVYRLAYEPIAEATTLLLLIVAVAVHFAMVGLGLVMFGAEGSRTNAFSDATFSIGTLSISGQSLWVIGTAVALIGALYLYFDRSISGKALRATSVNRLGARLVGIGTTQAGRLAFTLAAGLGALCGILVAPLTTIYYDSGFLIGLKGFVGAIIGGLVSYPLAAAGSILVGLLESYSSFWASAYKEVIVFTLIIPVLLWRSLASPHAEEEQE is encoded by the coding sequence ATGGATCTATCAATTGCGGCGATCCTCGCGCAGGACGGCATCACGACCGGCGCGATCTACGCGCTGCTCGCGCTGGCGCTGGTGCTGGTGTTCTCCGTCACGCGGGTGATCTTCATCCCGCAAGGGGAGTTCGTGTCGTACGGTGCGTTGACGCTCGCCGCACTGCAAACGCAGAAGTTTCCCGCGACCTGCTGGCTGCTGATGGCGATGGGCGCCGCCTGTTTCGTCGTCGAGACGGCGGACGTACTGCGGCACGCGGGGCGGCGCCGTCATGCGGCGCGCGCGCTGCCTGTGCTCGCAGGGAAGTACCTGCTGTTTCCGATCGCGGTCTACGCGCTCACGCGCGGCATCTTCCTGCAGCCGCTGCCGATGATCGTGCAGATCGCGCTGACGCTCCTGATCGTGATTCCGATGGGCCCGTTCGTTTATCGGCTCGCGTATGAGCCGATCGCTGAGGCGACCACGCTGCTGCTGTTGATCGTCGCGGTGGCTGTACATTTCGCGATGGTCGGTCTCGGCCTCGTGATGTTCGGCGCTGAAGGTTCGCGCACCAACGCGTTTTCCGATGCGACGTTCAGCATCGGCACGTTGTCGATCTCCGGACAGAGCCTGTGGGTGATCGGCACCGCGGTCGCGCTGATCGGTGCGCTTTATTTGTACTTCGATCGTTCGATCTCGGGCAAGGCGTTGCGCGCGACGTCGGTGAACCGGCTCGGCGCGCGGCTCGTCGGTATCGGCACGACGCAGGCGGGACGCCTTGCGTTCACGCTCGCGGCAGGACTCGGCGCGCTGTGCGGCATCCTCGTCGCGCCGCTCACGACGATCTACTACGACTCGGGCTTCCTGATCGGTCTTAAAGGCTTCGTGGGCGCGATCATCGGCGGTCTGGTCAGCTATCCGCTCGCGGCGGCCGGCTCGATTCTCGTCGGACTGCTCGAGTCGTATTCGTCGTTCTGGGCCAGCGCTTATAAGGAAGTGATCGTGTTCACGCTAATCATCCCGGTGCTGCTGTGGCGCAGTCTCGCGAGCCCGCACGCCGAAGAGGAACAGGAGTGA
- a CDS encoding ABC transporter substrate-binding protein → MKKTSYWVRTSIAMVLMCGAGAAFAQVKIGVTLSTTGPAASLGIPEKNTIALLPKEIGGKTVQYIILDDGSDTSKAVQNTHKLIDEDHVDAIIGSTVTPNSLAMLDPAAEGKTPVISLAASAAIIQPMDAKRAWAFKPPQNDSLMADAIADYMQRHGVKTVGFIGFSDAYGDSWNTTFDAAAKAHNLKIVSNERFARTDASVTGQVLKTMGANPDAVLIAGSGTPSALPAKTLKERGYKGKIYQTHGVANNDFLRVCGKDCEGELLPAGPILVADQLPDSNPVKKSSEAYKNAYEKAYGAGSVATFGGHAWDAGEMLQAAIPVALKTAQPGTPEFRVALRNALENIKELPVSHGIMNTTATDHNGLDQRARVMVQIVDGKWKLQND, encoded by the coding sequence ATGAAAAAGACAAGCTATTGGGTACGCACCAGCATCGCGATGGTGTTGATGTGCGGCGCGGGGGCGGCATTCGCGCAGGTGAAGATCGGCGTCACGCTGTCGACGACGGGCCCAGCCGCATCGCTCGGGATTCCTGAGAAGAATACGATCGCGTTGCTGCCGAAGGAGATCGGCGGCAAGACCGTGCAGTACATCATTCTTGACGACGGGTCGGACACCAGCAAGGCCGTGCAGAACACGCACAAGCTGATCGATGAAGACCATGTCGACGCGATCATCGGCTCGACCGTCACACCCAATTCGCTCGCGATGCTCGACCCCGCCGCTGAGGGCAAGACGCCGGTGATCTCGCTCGCGGCATCGGCCGCGATCATCCAGCCGATGGATGCGAAGCGCGCATGGGCGTTCAAGCCACCGCAAAACGACAGCCTGATGGCCGATGCGATCGCCGATTACATGCAGCGTCACGGCGTGAAGACGGTCGGCTTCATCGGCTTCTCGGACGCATACGGCGACAGCTGGAACACGACGTTCGACGCCGCGGCGAAAGCGCATAACCTGAAGATCGTGTCGAACGAGCGCTTCGCCCGCACCGATGCATCGGTGACCGGCCAGGTGTTGAAGACGATGGGCGCGAATCCCGACGCGGTGCTGATCGCGGGCTCGGGCACGCCGTCGGCGCTGCCGGCCAAAACGCTGAAGGAGCGTGGCTACAAGGGCAAGATCTATCAGACGCATGGCGTCGCGAACAACGACTTCCTGCGCGTGTGCGGCAAGGATTGCGAAGGCGAGTTGCTGCCGGCCGGTCCGATTCTGGTCGCCGATCAATTGCCGGACTCGAACCCGGTGAAGAAGTCGTCGGAGGCCTATAAGAACGCGTACGAGAAGGCGTATGGCGCCGGTTCGGTCGCGACCTTCGGCGGTCACGCATGGGATGCCGGCGAGATGCTGCAGGCCGCGATTCCAGTCGCGCTGAAGACGGCGCAGCCGGGCACGCCCGAGTTCCGCGTGGCGCTGCGCAACGCGCTCGAAAACATCAAGGAGCTGCCGGTATCGCACGGCATCATGAACACCACGGCGACCGACCATAACGGTCTCGACCAGCGCGCGCGCGTGATGGTGCAGATCGTCGACGGCAAGTGGAAGCTGCAGAACGATTAA
- a CDS encoding ABC transporter substrate-binding protein, producing MKSALRWISAALVATGVSAAWSGHAFADVKIGVTVSATGPAASLGIPEKNTIALLPKEVAGQRIDYIVLDDATDSTQAVKNARKLTSEDHVDALIGSTVVPNSLAMIDIAAETSTPMISLAAAAGIVEPMDTKRAWVFKTPQNDILMATAIAQHMANHGVKSVAFIGFSDAYGESWFKEFSKAADLAKIKIVANERFARNDASVTGQVLKMMSQNPDAVLIAGAGTPAALPQKTLKERGYKGKYYQTHGVANNDFLRVCGKDCEATWLPAGPLLVAEQLPDANPVKKSALAYKHAYEIAYGAGSVSTFGGHAWDAGLLLQHAIPLALKKGQPGTPAFREALRAALESTKDLPASHGIVNMSAHDHAGLDQRARVMVQIADGKWKLAGD from the coding sequence ATGAAGTCGGCATTGCGTTGGATCAGCGCGGCATTAGTCGCCACTGGAGTTTCGGCCGCGTGGAGCGGCCATGCATTCGCGGACGTGAAAATCGGCGTTACCGTGTCGGCAACAGGGCCGGCCGCTTCGCTCGGCATTCCGGAAAAGAACACGATTGCGTTGCTGCCGAAAGAAGTGGCAGGCCAAAGGATCGATTACATCGTTCTCGACGACGCAACCGATTCCACCCAGGCGGTCAAGAACGCCCGCAAGCTCACTAGCGAAGACCACGTCGATGCGCTGATCGGTTCGACCGTCGTGCCGAACTCGCTCGCCATGATCGACATCGCCGCCGAAACTTCCACGCCGATGATCTCGCTGGCCGCGGCCGCGGGCATCGTCGAGCCGATGGATACGAAGCGCGCATGGGTCTTCAAGACGCCGCAAAACGACATCCTGATGGCTACCGCGATTGCGCAGCATATGGCCAATCACGGCGTGAAATCGGTCGCGTTCATCGGCTTTTCCGACGCGTACGGCGAGAGCTGGTTCAAGGAATTCAGCAAGGCCGCTGATCTCGCGAAGATCAAGATCGTCGCGAACGAGCGCTTCGCGCGCAACGACGCATCGGTCACAGGCCAGGTGCTGAAGATGATGTCGCAGAACCCGGACGCGGTGCTGATCGCCGGTGCCGGCACGCCAGCGGCGCTGCCGCAAAAAACGCTGAAAGAGCGCGGCTATAAAGGCAAGTACTACCAGACGCACGGCGTCGCGAACAACGACTTCCTGCGCGTGTGCGGCAAGGATTGCGAAGCCACGTGGCTGCCCGCCGGCCCGCTGCTGGTCGCTGAGCAACTGCCTGATGCGAATCCGGTGAAGAAGAGCGCGCTCGCGTACAAGCACGCGTATGAAATCGCGTATGGCGCCGGCTCGGTGTCGACGTTTGGAGGTCACGCATGGGACGCGGGTCTACTGTTGCAGCATGCGATCCCGCTCGCGTTGAAGAAGGGCCAGCCGGGCACGCCAGCATTTCGCGAGGCGCTGCGCGCCGCGCTCGAAAGCACGAAAGATCTGCCCGCGTCGCACGGCATCGTCAACATGAGCGCGCACGACCACGCAGGCCTGGATCAACGGGCGCGCGTGATGGTGCAGATCGCCGACGGCAAGTGGAAGCTCGCCGGCGACTGA
- a CDS encoding branched-chain amino acid ABC transporter permease: MQRKVLYGLLLIVLLAVPVLGIYPLFVMKVLCFALFAGAFNLLIGYTGLLSFGHAMFLASAGYVTGYAMQTLGFSPELGVLSGTAAATLLGLVVGFFAIRRQGIYFAMVTLALAQMVYFVFLQTPFTHGEDGLQGVPRGKLFGVLDLSSDVALYFVVLAVIVAAFLLIVRIVHSPFGQVLVAIKENEPRAVSLGYDTDRFKLLAFILSAGIAGLAGSLKVLVQGFETLSDAYWTMSGLVILMTLVGGMGTLFGPLLGAALIVSLEDRLGDIGSALASMTGIDWFRSLGESVTIVTGLIFIACVLAFRRGIVGEIVARVRPLRA; the protein is encoded by the coding sequence ATGCAGAGAAAAGTGCTCTACGGTCTGCTGCTGATCGTGCTGCTCGCGGTGCCGGTGCTCGGCATCTATCCGCTCTTCGTGATGAAGGTGCTGTGCTTCGCGCTGTTCGCGGGCGCCTTCAATCTGCTGATCGGCTATACGGGCTTGCTGTCCTTCGGTCATGCGATGTTTCTCGCGTCGGCCGGTTACGTGACCGGCTATGCGATGCAGACGCTCGGCTTTTCGCCGGAGCTCGGCGTGCTGAGCGGCACCGCGGCGGCGACGCTGCTTGGACTCGTCGTCGGCTTCTTCGCGATCCGCCGTCAGGGTATCTACTTCGCGATGGTGACGCTCGCGCTCGCGCAGATGGTCTACTTCGTGTTCTTGCAGACGCCGTTCACGCACGGGGAAGACGGCCTGCAAGGGGTGCCGCGCGGCAAGCTGTTCGGCGTGCTCGATCTCTCTTCGGACGTCGCGCTGTATTTCGTCGTGCTCGCGGTGATCGTCGCGGCTTTCCTGCTGATCGTGCGGATCGTGCATTCGCCGTTCGGGCAGGTGCTCGTCGCGATCAAGGAAAACGAGCCCCGCGCGGTATCGCTCGGCTATGACACTGATCGTTTCAAGCTGCTCGCATTCATTTTGTCGGCCGGCATCGCGGGTCTCGCGGGTTCGCTGAAGGTGCTGGTGCAGGGCTTCGAAACACTCAGCGATGCCTATTGGACAATGTCCGGACTCGTGATCCTGATGACGCTGGTGGGCGGCATGGGCACGCTGTTCGGCCCATTGCTCGGGGCCGCGCTGATCGTGTCGCTCGAAGACAGGCTCGGCGATATCGGCTCGGCGCTCGCGTCGATGACCGGCATCGACTGGTTCCGCTCGCTGGGTGAGTCGGTGACGATCGTCACGGGCCTGATTTTTATCGCGTGTGTGCTGGCGTTCCGGCGTGGCATCGTCGGTGAGATCGTCGCGCGAGTGCGGCCGTTGCGGGCCTGA
- a CDS encoding branched-chain amino acid ABC transporter permease gives MDIFGVPLPAMLSQLLLGLVNGSFYAILSLGLAIIFGLLNVINFAHGALFMLGAMLAWMGLSYFNLPYWAMLVLAPLIVGLVGVVIERSMLRWLYKLDHLYGLLLTFGLTLVIEGVFHSIYGSSGQPYDVPSVLSGATNLGFMYLPNYRAWVVVASLVVCFATWFVIEKTRLGAYLRAGTENPKLVEAFGVNVPLMITLTYGFGVALAAFAGVLAAPVIQVSPLMGQSMIITVFAVVVIGGMGSIMGSILTGLMLGVVEGLTRVFYPEASATVVFVIMALVLLVRPAGLFGREK, from the coding sequence ATGGACATCTTTGGCGTTCCGCTACCGGCGATGCTGAGCCAGCTTCTGCTCGGGCTCGTGAACGGCTCGTTCTACGCGATTTTGAGCCTCGGGCTGGCGATTATTTTCGGCCTGCTCAACGTGATCAACTTCGCGCATGGCGCGCTGTTCATGCTCGGGGCGATGCTCGCGTGGATGGGGCTGTCGTATTTCAATCTGCCGTACTGGGCGATGCTCGTGCTCGCGCCGCTGATCGTCGGGCTGGTCGGCGTCGTGATCGAGCGCTCGATGCTGCGCTGGCTGTACAAGCTCGATCATCTGTATGGCCTGTTGCTGACGTTTGGCCTCACTCTCGTGATCGAAGGCGTGTTCCATTCGATCTACGGCTCGTCGGGTCAGCCGTACGACGTGCCCTCGGTGCTGTCGGGCGCGACCAATCTCGGCTTCATGTATCTGCCGAACTATCGCGCGTGGGTGGTCGTTGCGTCGCTCGTCGTGTGCTTTGCGACCTGGTTCGTGATCGAGAAGACGCGGCTTGGCGCGTACCTGCGCGCGGGCACCGAAAATCCGAAGCTCGTCGAGGCGTTCGGCGTCAACGTGCCGCTGATGATTACGCTGACCTACGGCTTCGGCGTCGCGCTCGCGGCGTTTGCCGGCGTGCTTGCCGCGCCGGTGATTCAGGTCTCGCCGCTGATGGGCCAGTCAATGATCATCACCGTGTTCGCAGTGGTCGTGATCGGCGGGATGGGCTCGATCATGGGCTCGATTCTGACCGGCCTGATGCTCGGCGTCGTCGAGGGACTCACGCGGGTGTTCTACCCCGAAGCGTCGGCGACCGTCGTCTTCGTGATCATGGCGCTCGTGCTGCTCGTGCGTCCGGCGGGTCTTTTCGGCAGGGAAAAATGA
- a CDS encoding ABC transporter substrate-binding protein: protein MKKNPLARLASLCFAVAAGTALTLGSAQAADDAVKIGFITDMSGLYADIDGQGGLEAIRMAVADFGGKVNGKPITVLYADHQNKADIAASRAREWFDRDGVDMVVGGTNSATALSTNTVAGEKHKIYISVGAGADTLTNEQCTPYTIHYAYDTTALANGTGSAVTKQGGKTWYFLTADYAFGKALEKATSEVVKANGGQVLGAVRHPLSASDFSSFLLQAQASKAQILGLANAGGDTINAIKAAKEFGITKTMKLAALLMFIDDVHSLGLETTQGLVLTDSWYWNKDAETRKWSQRYFDKMKKMPSSLQAADYSATMNYLKAVQAVGSTDPDKVMAQLHKTKIDDFYAKGYIRQDGSMIHDMYLMQVKTPAESKEPWDYYKITATIPGDQVFTTKAQTRCALWK, encoded by the coding sequence ATGAAAAAGAACCCACTCGCGCGGCTTGCCTCACTCTGTTTCGCGGTCGCCGCCGGCACCGCGCTCACGCTGGGCAGCGCGCAAGCGGCCGACGATGCCGTGAAGATCGGCTTCATTACTGATATGTCGGGGCTGTACGCGGATATCGACGGGCAGGGCGGTCTCGAAGCGATTCGGATGGCGGTCGCCGACTTCGGCGGCAAGGTCAACGGTAAGCCGATCACGGTGCTGTACGCGGATCACCAGAACAAGGCGGACATCGCGGCGTCGCGGGCTCGCGAATGGTTCGACCGCGACGGCGTCGACATGGTGGTCGGCGGCACGAACTCGGCGACCGCGCTGTCGACGAACACCGTCGCGGGCGAGAAGCACAAGATCTATATCAGCGTCGGCGCCGGCGCCGATACGTTGACCAACGAGCAATGCACGCCGTACACGATCCACTACGCCTACGACACGACCGCGCTCGCGAACGGCACAGGCTCGGCCGTGACGAAGCAGGGCGGCAAGACCTGGTACTTCCTGACCGCCGACTACGCTTTCGGCAAGGCGCTCGAAAAAGCGACCTCGGAGGTCGTGAAGGCGAACGGCGGCCAGGTGCTCGGCGCGGTGCGTCATCCGCTGTCGGCGTCGGACTTCTCGTCGTTCCTGCTGCAGGCGCAGGCGTCGAAGGCGCAGATCCTCGGCCTCGCGAACGCGGGCGGCGACACGATCAACGCGATCAAGGCCGCGAAGGAATTCGGCATCACCAAGACGATGAAGCTCGCCGCGCTGCTGATGTTCATCGACGACGTGCACAGCCTCGGTCTTGAAACGACGCAAGGTCTCGTGTTGACCGACAGCTGGTACTGGAACAAGGACGCCGAGACGCGTAAGTGGTCGCAGCGCTACTTCGACAAGATGAAGAAGATGCCGTCGAGCCTGCAGGCTGCCGACTACTCGGCGACGATGAACTATCTGAAGGCGGTGCAGGCGGTGGGCTCGACCGATCCGGACAAGGTGATGGCGCAGTTGCACAAGACGAAGATCGACGACTTCTACGCGAAGGGCTACATCCGTCAGGACGGCAGCATGATCCACGACATGTACCTGATGCAGGTGAAGACGCCGGCCGAATCGAAGGAGCCGTGGGATTACTACAAGATCACTGCGACGATTCCGGGCGATCAGGTCTTCACGACCAAGGCGCAGACCCGCTGCGCGCTGTGGAAGTAA
- a CDS encoding ABC transporter ATP-binding protein, which yields MNTTVEREGLEANETKSGAPALEIAGLQAWYGESHILHGVDLSVGRGEVVTLLGRNGAGRTTTLRAIMGLTGRRTGSIRIDGRETIGLPTHRIAHCGIGYCPEERGIFSSLSCEENLLLPPPVGDKAHMMSLEEIYAMFPNLRERRMSQGTRLSGGEQQMLAVARILRTGANLLLLDEISEGLAPVIVQALARMIVTLRARGYTIVMVEQNFRFAAPLADRFYVMEHGMIVERFGASELEGKMPVLHDLLGV from the coding sequence ATGAATACGACGGTCGAGCGCGAAGGCCTCGAAGCGAACGAAACGAAAAGCGGCGCACCCGCGCTGGAAATCGCGGGACTGCAAGCCTGGTACGGGGAATCCCACATTCTGCACGGCGTCGATCTGTCGGTCGGCCGCGGCGAAGTCGTGACGCTGCTCGGCCGCAATGGCGCGGGCCGCACCACGACGCTGCGCGCGATCATGGGCCTCACGGGCCGCCGTACCGGCTCGATCCGTATCGACGGACGCGAAACGATCGGCCTGCCCACGCATCGCATCGCGCATTGCGGTATCGGCTATTGCCCGGAAGAGCGCGGCATTTTTTCGAGCCTGTCGTGCGAGGAAAATCTGCTGCTGCCGCCGCCCGTCGGCGACAAGGCGCACATGATGTCGCTCGAGGAAATCTACGCGATGTTCCCGAATCTGCGTGAGCGGCGCATGAGTCAGGGCACGCGCCTCTCAGGCGGCGAACAGCAGATGCTCGCGGTCGCGCGGATTCTGCGTACCGGCGCGAATCTGCTGCTGCTCGACGAAATCTCGGAAGGGCTCGCGCCCGTGATCGTTCAGGCGCTCGCGCGCATGATCGTCACGCTGAGGGCGCGCGGCTATACGATCGTGATGGTCGAGCAGAACTTCCGTTTCGCCGCGCCGCTCGCGGATCGTTTCTATGTGATGGAGCACGGCATGATCGTCGAGCGTTTCGGGGCGAGCGAGCTCGAAGGCAAGATGCCGGTGCTACACGATTTACTGGGCGTGTAG
- a CDS encoding ABC transporter ATP-binding protein gives MILGDTILETRGLTREFKGFVAVNGVNLRVRRGSIHALIGPNGAGKTTCFNLLTKFLEPTAGQIVFNGVDITGERPAQIARRGIIRSFQISAVFPHLTALQNVRIGLQRSLGTAFHFWKSERTLRRLNDRAMDLLTQVGLTDFADVLTVELAYGRKRALEIATTLAMEPELMLLDEPTQGMGHEDVDRVTALIKKVSAGRTILMVEHNMNVIAGISDTITVLQRGEVLAEGSYAEVSKNPLVMQAYMGSADAALAGAHA, from the coding sequence ATGATTCTCGGCGATACGATTCTCGAAACGCGGGGCCTCACCCGTGAGTTCAAAGGCTTTGTCGCCGTGAACGGGGTGAACCTGCGCGTGCGCCGTGGCTCGATCCATGCGCTGATCGGCCCCAACGGAGCGGGCAAGACCACCTGCTTCAACCTGCTCACCAAATTTCTCGAGCCCACCGCGGGCCAGATCGTTTTCAACGGCGTCGATATCACCGGCGAACGTCCCGCGCAGATCGCGCGGCGCGGCATCATTCGTTCGTTCCAGATTTCCGCGGTGTTTCCGCATCTGACAGCATTGCAGAATGTGCGAATCGGGTTGCAGCGCTCGCTCGGCACCGCGTTTCACTTCTGGAAGAGCGAACGTACTTTGCGGCGTCTGAACGATCGCGCAATGGATCTGCTGACCCAGGTCGGCCTGACCGATTTCGCCGATGTATTGACGGTCGAGCTTGCATACGGCCGCAAGCGCGCGCTCGAAATCGCGACCACGCTCGCAATGGAACCGGAGCTGATGCTGCTCGACGAGCCGACGCAAGGCATGGGTCATGAGGACGTCGACCGCGTGACCGCGCTGATCAAAAAAGTATCGGCGGGCCGCACGATCCTGATGGTCGAGCACAACATGAATGTGATCGCCGGTATCTCCGACACCATCACCGTGCTGCAACGGGGTGAAGTGCTCGCCGAGGGCAGCTACGCGGAAGTGTCGAAGAATCCGCTCGTGATGCAAGCCTACATGGGCAGCGCCGACGCGGCGCTCGCCGGAGCCCACGCATGA